The following proteins are co-located in the Candidatus Woesearchaeota archaeon genome:
- a CDS encoding transaldolase: protein MRIFIDSAEIEEIKKAKSYGVMDGVTTNPSLIKKAVEARKKVNMSRYISELLNVAKGTPVSLEVIGTNYKDMVAEGKFIHEKFDKVAGNVCIKIPVNPSFSPADTRHFHGLRATRTLVKAGIPVNSTLIFTPEQALLAAKAGASYVSPFAGRIDDHIRQKNRMRFDKSAYFPEEGLEKAKFKDDNGIVSGIDLVEQCAEILGYYDFPTQVLAASLRNTRQVREAALVGADVATLPFDVIEKLLHHHKTFEGMQKFTKDIVPEYQKLLRG, encoded by the coding sequence ATGAGAATATTCATTGATTCAGCAGAGATAGAAGAGATAAAGAAAGCGAAGAGCTACGGAGTCATGGACGGTGTCACAACAAACCCTTCACTCATAAAGAAAGCTGTTGAAGCGAGAAAGAAAGTCAACATGAGCAGATACATAAGCGAGCTGCTGAATGTGGCCAAGGGCACCCCTGTGAGCCTTGAAGTCATCGGGACCAACTACAAAGACATGGTTGCAGAAGGGAAATTCATCCATGAGAAATTCGACAAGGTAGCAGGGAATGTGTGCATCAAGATCCCGGTGAATCCATCCTTCTCACCAGCAGACACAAGGCATTTCCATGGGCTGAGAGCGACAAGGACACTGGTCAAAGCAGGGATCCCAGTCAATTCAACACTGATATTCACGCCAGAGCAGGCTTTGCTGGCAGCGAAAGCAGGAGCATCTTATGTGAGCCCTTTCGCAGGCCGTATCGATGACCACATCAGGCAGAAGAACAGAATGAGATTCGACAAGAGCGCTTATTTCCCTGAAGAGGGTCTTGAGAAAGCGAAATTCAAGGATGACAACGGCATCGTATCAGGCATAGACCTCGTTGAGCAGTGCGCAGAGATACTTGGGTATTATGACTTCCCAACCCAAGTGCTGGCAGCAAGCCTGAGGAACACAAGGCAGGTCAGGGAGGCAGCCCTTGTCGGCGCAGATGTGGCAACACTGCCCTTCGATGTCATAGAAAAGCTGCTTCATCATCACAAGACATTCGAAGGCATGCAGAAATTCACAAAAGACATAGTGCCGGAATACCAGAAACTGCTGAGGGGATAA
- a CDS encoding desulfoferrodoxin — MTELNEIYKCNVCGNIVEVVHASVGQLVCCGQPMQRLEPNTVDASGEKHVPVLEKTEKGIRVRIGSVAHPMEAAHYIEFIEVLSEGKVYRKYLKPGDAPEAEFGISQADFAREYCNLHGLWKS; from the coding sequence ATGACAGAATTGAATGAGATATACAAATGCAATGTGTGCGGCAACATAGTTGAGGTAGTGCATGCCAGTGTGGGACAGCTTGTCTGCTGCGGGCAGCCGATGCAGAGACTCGAGCCAAACACAGTTGATGCATCCGGGGAGAAGCATGTTCCTGTTTTAGAGAAGACAGAAAAAGGCATCAGGGTCAGGATAGGGTCAGTGGCCCATCCGATGGAAGCTGCACATTACATCGAGTTCATCGAGGTGTTATCTGAAGGGAAAGTCTACAGGAAATATCTCAAGCCAGGCGATGCTCCAGAAGCAGAATTCGGGATCTCTCAAGCCGATTTCGCAAGAGAATACTGCAACCTGCATGGATTATGGAAAAGCTGA
- a CDS encoding N-glycosylase/DNA lyase, giving the protein MEKLIRKINELKKTGISNLIGRRLKEFESTGRKKTDWLFSEMCFCMLTANFSAERGMHIQQKLGDKVCTLPERKIADELKKSGHRFPNTRARYISAASKKREMIFKALDSIRDEKEKREWIVRNVKGLGYKEASHFLRNIGYKNLAIIDFHIVDVLADHGIAKRPKTMTKARYLEIEGKLQELGKKTGMNMAELDLYLWYLETGKVLK; this is encoded by the coding sequence ATGGAAAAGCTGATCAGGAAGATAAATGAACTGAAAAAAACAGGGATATCCAATCTGATAGGCAGACGGCTGAAAGAGTTTGAAAGCACAGGCAGGAAGAAGACTGACTGGCTGTTCAGCGAGATGTGCTTCTGCATGCTCACTGCAAACTTCAGTGCAGAGCGGGGGATGCATATCCAGCAGAAACTCGGGGATAAGGTCTGTACCCTGCCTGAGAGAAAGATCGCAGATGAGCTGAAAAAATCAGGTCACAGATTCCCAAATACAAGAGCGAGATACATATCGGCTGCGAGCAAAAAGCGTGAGATGATATTCAAGGCGCTTGATTCAATCAGAGATGAGAAAGAGAAACGGGAATGGATAGTGAGGAATGTCAAGGGCCTTGGCTACAAGGAAGCATCCCATTTCCTGCGCAACATAGGATACAAGAATCTAGCAATAATAGATTTCCACATAGTCGATGTGCTTGCAGATCATGGGATTGCCAAGAGACCCAAAACCATGACAAAAGCAAGATACCTGGAAATCGAGGGAAAGCTCCAGGAACTGGGCAAAAAGACAGGGATGAACATGGCAGAGCTTGACCTCTATCTTTGGTATCTGGAGACAGGGAAAGTCCTGAAATAA
- the thrS gene encoding threonine--tRNA ligase, with amino-acid sequence MIKIKFPDGSHKEFKKGITPKEIVDGIGPRLAKDALIAQVDDKLVDLSHKIMKSCQLKILTSKDPQGLDAFRHSSAHLLAQAVTELYPETEPTIGPVVEEGFYYDFDRDEPFRPEDIKKIEEKMNEIIKRDIPLERLELTKAEALKMFKDNKYKKELIHEFGEPLSAYKQGDFADLCRGPHVPSTGKLKAVKVTKIAGAYWRGDAKNKMLQRVYGISFASKDEMKDHLKMIEEAEKRDHRKIGKELELFSFSEMAPGFPFFHDKGTFIFGQLTDFMLEEMRKRHYEINKTPLILNKQLWLQSGHWDHYKENMYFTKIDETENAVKPMNCPGNLLVYKTKIHSYRELPLKAGEFGLVHRHELSGVLSGLFRVRAFTQDDAHIFCEEEQLQESILELIELCDHVYRTFGFQYEVELSTKPEKAMGSKEIWDKAEGALKQALETKKMKFKINEGDGAFYGPKIDFHLKDAIGRRWQCGTIQVDFSMPEKFDLTYEGKDGQKHRPVMVHRAIYGSFERFIGILVEHYAGKFPLWLSPNQVAVLTVADRHNEYADKVYEELFNAGLRAEKDYRKESIPKKVRDNQLRQFNYILVVGDKEAENKTVNVRTRDNVVHGEKKTEVLLKELLKEISGRGNPSP; translated from the coding sequence ATGATCAAGATCAAGTTCCCGGACGGTTCACATAAGGAATTCAAGAAAGGCATAACCCCCAAAGAGATAGTCGATGGCATAGGGCCAAGGCTTGCAAAGGATGCATTGATAGCCCAAGTTGATGACAAACTGGTTGATCTCTCCCATAAAATAATGAAAAGCTGCCAGCTCAAGATACTGACATCCAAGGATCCTCAAGGATTAGATGCATTCAGGCATTCCAGCGCACACCTCCTAGCGCAGGCAGTCACTGAACTCTATCCAGAGACTGAACCTACAATAGGGCCAGTGGTTGAAGAAGGATTCTATTATGATTTTGACAGGGATGAGCCTTTCAGGCCAGAAGACATAAAGAAGATAGAGGAAAAGATGAATGAGATCATCAAGAGGGATATCCCTCTCGAGAGGCTTGAGCTCACAAAGGCAGAAGCCCTCAAGATGTTCAAGGACAACAAGTACAAGAAAGAGCTCATACATGAATTCGGTGAGCCCCTTTCTGCATACAAGCAGGGGGATTTTGCTGACTTATGCAGGGGGCCTCATGTGCCGAGCACAGGAAAACTGAAAGCAGTAAAAGTCACGAAGATTGCAGGAGCATACTGGAGAGGGGATGCCAAGAACAAGATGCTCCAGAGAGTCTATGGCATAAGCTTTGCCTCAAAGGATGAGATGAAAGACCATCTCAAGATGATAGAAGAGGCTGAGAAGAGGGACCACAGGAAGATAGGGAAAGAGCTGGAGCTCTTCAGCTTCAGCGAGATGGCACCAGGCTTCCCTTTCTTCCACGACAAGGGCACATTCATATTCGGCCAGCTGACAGATTTCATGCTTGAAGAGATGAGGAAAAGGCACTACGAGATAAACAAGACACCATTGATACTCAACAAACAGCTCTGGCTTCAGTCAGGGCATTGGGACCATTATAAGGAGAACATGTACTTCACCAAGATCGATGAGACTGAGAATGCTGTCAAGCCAATGAACTGCCCAGGAAACCTACTTGTATACAAGACCAAGATACATTCATACCGTGAACTTCCTCTCAAGGCAGGGGAGTTCGGGCTTGTGCACAGGCATGAGCTATCAGGCGTGCTTTCCGGCCTATTCAGGGTGAGGGCATTCACACAGGATGATGCGCACATATTCTGCGAAGAGGAACAGCTCCAGGAGTCCATACTCGAGCTGATAGAGCTTTGCGACCATGTCTACAGGACATTCGGGTTCCAGTATGAGGTAGAGCTGAGCACAAAGCCTGAGAAAGCGATGGGCTCAAAGGAGATATGGGACAAGGCAGAAGGTGCACTGAAGCAAGCGCTTGAGACAAAGAAGATGAAATTCAAGATAAATGAGGGGGACGGCGCATTCTACGGGCCGAAGATTGATTTCCACCTCAAAGATGCCATCGGAAGGAGATGGCAGTGCGGCACAATACAAGTGGATTTCTCGATGCCAGAGAAATTCGACCTCACATATGAAGGAAAAGACGGACAGAAGCACAGGCCAGTCATGGTGCACAGGGCAATATATGGCAGCTTTGAGAGATTCATAGGCATACTGGTGGAGCATTATGCAGGAAAATTCCCATTATGGCTGAGTCCGAACCAGGTTGCAGTGCTCACAGTCGCTGACAGGCACAATGAGTATGCAGACAAAGTATATGAAGAGCTGTTCAATGCAGGCCTGCGTGCAGAGAAGGATTACAGGAAAGAATCCATACCAAAAAAGGTCCGCGACAACCAGCTCAGGCAGTTCAACTACATCCTTGTTGTCGGCGACAAAGAAGCTGAGAATAAGACCGTGAATGTCAGGACAAGGGACAATGTGGTGCATGGGGAGAAGAAGACAGAGGTGCTCCTGAAAGAGCTGCTCAAGGAGATATCTGGCAGAGGCAATCCAAGCCCATAG
- a CDS encoding ABC transporter permease, giving the protein MRKIIKIIEKNFRGLTRTRKSAIVIFLAPLFLVGLLGLAFSNTSSFSLRVGIYADNYTDLSSGLIQKMNDNQVSTIKYSSEEECVDNLKDGTNQICLILPSEFAIGPNCSNDIIFYVDYSKVSLIYVVLDMIGDKIGAQESEISRDLTSELLEKLSFTQESLKKDKEILKNIENNNNLVKQKNDKFTADFQSIDVGFNKDEFDINRLQQRIDTVKKLGLDAVQEAKSLVDKTSLNQTQKDDQEAELDKIKSDIEQMFNITGADEMTLRNKIPGILSQFSAKLDATKAKMDMISRYRTDLSAGLADVKTKLDETQGYINDLKASFTDIDARISGIAVRNATQIVNPINTIIKPVSTGKSHFSNILPTLLVLIVVITGILLSSTMVMGEKKGQAYVRNYLTPTRPLLFNIGTFITNFILLMIQLTIFLTIAIFSFRIHVMNVLWTFGALVLIIGVFILIGMLLGLVFQSQETNTLASIILASFFIFFSNTVLPLESMPGWMISLAQYNPFVVSETLLKQSMLFADASVSIFANFLLMLIYFTMLFLLMLIVQDYLSRIAFFHKHVDPAKKMGKIGF; this is encoded by the coding sequence ATGAGGAAGATTATCAAGATAATCGAGAAGAACTTCAGAGGCCTGACAAGGACTCGCAAGAGCGCGATTGTCATATTCCTTGCCCCGCTTTTCCTGGTCGGCCTTCTCGGACTGGCTTTTTCAAACACTTCAAGCTTCAGCCTCCGGGTCGGCATATATGCTGACAATTATACGGATCTCAGCTCTGGGCTCATCCAGAAAATGAATGATAACCAGGTGAGCACAATAAAATATTCTTCAGAGGAAGAATGCGTCGATAATCTGAAGGATGGCACGAATCAGATATGCCTTATCCTGCCGTCTGAGTTTGCTATAGGCCCGAACTGCTCAAACGACATAATATTCTATGTTGATTACTCGAAGGTGAGCCTGATTTATGTGGTTCTTGATATGATAGGGGACAAGATAGGGGCCCAGGAGAGTGAGATCAGCAGGGACCTCACCTCTGAACTCCTTGAGAAGCTTTCTTTCACCCAGGAGTCCCTGAAAAAGGACAAGGAGATCCTCAAGAACATCGAGAACAACAACAATCTAGTGAAGCAGAAGAATGACAAGTTCACAGCAGATTTCCAGTCAATAGATGTCGGCTTCAACAAGGATGAATTTGATATCAACAGGCTGCAGCAGAGGATTGATACTGTCAAGAAGCTTGGCCTCGATGCTGTCCAGGAAGCGAAGAGCCTTGTTGACAAGACCAGCCTGAACCAGACCCAGAAGGATGATCAGGAAGCAGAGCTGGACAAGATCAAGAGCGACATCGAGCAGATGTTCAACATCACTGGCGCAGATGAGATGACCTTGAGGAACAAGATCCCCGGCATCCTCAGCCAGTTCAGCGCAAAGCTTGATGCTACAAAGGCCAAGATGGATATGATATCCAGATACAGGACAGACCTTTCAGCCGGCTTAGCGGATGTCAAAACAAAGCTTGATGAGACGCAGGGCTATATCAATGATCTGAAGGCTTCATTCACAGACATTGACGCGAGGATCAGCGGAATCGCAGTCAGGAACGCGACGCAGATAGTTAATCCCATAAATACCATAATCAAGCCTGTATCGACAGGAAAATCGCACTTCTCGAATATTCTGCCGACACTGCTTGTCCTGATTGTGGTCATCACAGGCATACTCCTTTCCTCGACAATGGTGATGGGCGAGAAGAAAGGGCAGGCTTATGTGAGGAATTATCTTACACCGACAAGGCCGCTGCTGTTCAATATAGGCACATTCATCACCAACTTCATTCTCCTGATGATACAGCTGACAATCTTCCTCACAATAGCCATCTTCTCTTTCAGGATACATGTGATGAATGTTCTCTGGACATTCGGTGCATTGGTCCTCATCATCGGCGTGTTCATACTCATCGGGATGCTTCTGGGGCTTGTCTTCCAGTCTCAGGAAACCAATACCCTTGCATCAATCATCCTTGCCAGCTTCTTTATATTCTTCTCCAACACTGTATTGCCGCTTGAGAGCATGCCTGGCTGGATGATCTCTCTGGCCCAGTATAATCCGTTTGTGGTGAGTGAGACCCTCCTCAAGCAGTCGATGCTCTTCGCAGATGCCTCTGTCAGCATCTTCGCGAATTTCTTGCTGATGCTCATCTATTTCACGATGCTGTTCCTTCTCATGCTGATTGTGCAGGATTACCTTAGCAGGATAGCTTTCTTCCATAAGCATGTTGATCCGGCAAAGAAAATGGGGAAGATAGGGTTCTAG
- a CDS encoding ABC transporter ATP-binding protein → MGKALLMVENVSKTYGQKEVLKNLSLDIEPGEIFGVIGMSGAGKSTLMNIITGIIGPDTGKVLFKHPKSEHYTEVSKHMNLAKKIFGFATQDPSFYPYLTVEENLDYFATMFGLAPNVIKNNITTALKLTALDRERNTAAKDLSGGMQKRLDISCAIVNDPDVLLLDEPTADLDPVLRDQMWSLIKKINATGTTIIVASHFIEELEEFCDRICVLHDKKIAIIGSVEDVKKKFGTFEEIHIESAPGKYDRLIKHIHTGKAGKGIVSMKDEGHKIIIYTKDSESILHDVLHTIETHNEKLLNLHIVKVSIEKIFTNLINRGER, encoded by the coding sequence ATGGGGAAAGCGCTTTTGATGGTTGAGAATGTCTCTAAGACATATGGCCAGAAAGAGGTTCTGAAGAATCTCTCCTTGGATATAGAACCGGGTGAGATTTTTGGTGTGATCGGCATGAGCGGTGCAGGGAAGTCCACCCTAATGAACATTATCACAGGCATAATAGGGCCTGACACCGGCAAGGTGCTCTTCAAGCATCCCAAATCTGAGCATTACACTGAAGTGTCGAAGCATATGAATCTTGCTAAGAAGATATTCGGTTTCGCCACACAGGACCCCAGCTTCTATCCTTATCTCACAGTGGAGGAGAACCTTGACTATTTTGCCACGATGTTCGGCCTTGCGCCTAATGTCATAAAGAACAATATCACTACTGCACTGAAGCTGACAGCGCTCGACAGGGAAAGGAATACTGCTGCCAAGGACCTTTCTGGAGGCATGCAGAAGAGGCTTGATATCTCCTGTGCCATTGTCAATGACCCTGATGTCCTTCTGCTTGACGAGCCGACCGCTGACCTTGATCCTGTCCTGAGGGACCAGATGTGGAGCCTGATAAAGAAGATAAATGCCACCGGGACCACAATCATTGTGGCTTCCCATTTCATCGAAGAGCTGGAAGAGTTCTGCGACAGGATATGCGTCCTTCATGACAAGAAGATTGCCATCATAGGTTCTGTGGAGGATGTCAAGAAGAAGTTCGGAACATTTGAAGAGATACATATTGAGAGCGCCCCTGGAAAATATGACAGGCTGATTAAGCACATACACACCGGCAAAGCAGGGAAAGGGATTGTCAGTATGAAAGATGAGGGCCATAAGATAATCATTTATACAAAGGATTCTGAATCCATACTGCATGATGTGCTGCATACCATCGAGACGCATAATGAGAAGCTGCTCAACCTGCATATTGTGAAGGTCTCTATTGAGAAGATTTTCACCAACCTGATAAACAGGGGAGAGAGATAG
- a CDS encoding amino acid permease produces the protein MAELKRTLSFRVILFVSIASIIGTGVFFLPAMGLKYSGPMSIIAWVILIAVSIYISMMFSELSSMFPKAGATYEYTKQAFGRFSSFLVGWIMFITSSVTIAILAVGAIQYLMPYGSNLIKMIICLFFLFAFNYVCYKGMQTSAMMMVAFSIITLGVLGIVILPGLFKADISAFTPFWVFPTSSIFLTLFFILETFFGWDSASQLAEEVKDAEKVMPKALIYGTFITGILVLALVVVMITSGHWQDIAESGAPLSYLASRHLGQLGHYIITMGTYLSLLGTLAIMVITSPRLVYALTRDRLFLPKFRKIHPVYHTPHYAILFQAIVSCFFIILAFGSYDLLLNLMIPLDLFTYCFLFLSLFMLRFKMPNANRPYKAPFGKMMSLLLVGFNIALVVVWLLLEQNAPGIMKLLGSIVFIGFPIYFLLEMYYNPKTIRNVNNYLAEYTLWTERIYFPIGVRKEIIKILGELKNKVILEFGCSVGTLTQHLAEEVGKKGRVYATDLSENHLLLAQNRMNKRGHSHVHLMHDEKHDHRIHPKVPHVDAVVSMGVIGYIQDVKNVLKDMNERMEVGSSYCIVDYDKYFHLIPNIEWLSNDTEIIRLFHNSGFTCHVERKTGIFWQYIYIYGKKFKNISEVKAEKELKVYNYVYEINQGIFNQGKIFVDRKHMDIGDGLDYVSAQFRMKSRAIKNYFLESYINSRTLMPEQFRVTLYKGREAALDNEVMFRKNKVFTMGKGDQEPQEMEVPKDVHDVFSAILKIKRERLETGKRFAINVFLNNDVSDFTFTVRKKAFTVFEDIAMDAYVLDVDFKRDLLPDVRRMELFIGDTPGNDIMMAKLRLKNHMWPVKVIVQGETGL, from the coding sequence ATGGCAGAGCTGAAAAGGACCCTCAGTTTCAGGGTCATACTCTTTGTAAGCATAGCTTCGATCATCGGCACAGGTGTATTCTTCCTGCCGGCAATGGGTCTCAAATATTCCGGCCCCATGTCAATAATAGCGTGGGTAATCCTCATAGCAGTCTCGATATACATATCGATGATGTTCTCAGAATTGAGCTCGATGTTCCCCAAGGCAGGAGCGACATACGAGTATACCAAGCAGGCATTCGGCAGATTCTCCTCATTCCTCGTCGGCTGGATAATGTTCATAACCTCCTCTGTGACCATAGCCATCCTTGCAGTCGGAGCGATACAATACCTCATGCCATACGGATCGAACCTGATAAAGATGATCATCTGCCTGTTCTTCCTTTTCGCATTCAACTATGTCTGCTACAAAGGGATGCAGACCAGCGCAATGATGATGGTCGCATTCTCGATAATCACCCTGGGAGTGCTCGGGATCGTCATACTCCCCGGATTATTCAAGGCAGATATCAGCGCTTTCACGCCTTTCTGGGTATTCCCGACATCATCAATCTTCCTCACGCTCTTCTTCATCCTCGAGACATTCTTCGGCTGGGATTCAGCAAGCCAGCTCGCAGAAGAGGTGAAAGATGCCGAGAAAGTGATGCCAAAAGCCCTCATCTACGGCACCTTCATCACAGGAATCTTAGTGCTGGCCCTTGTAGTCGTGATGATAACAAGCGGGCACTGGCAGGATATAGCAGAATCAGGCGCACCCCTGTCATACCTTGCATCAAGACATCTCGGCCAGTTGGGACATTATATCATAACAATGGGGACGTACCTCTCCCTGCTGGGGACCCTGGCAATAATGGTCATCACATCACCCCGTCTTGTCTATGCACTGACACGGGACAGGCTTTTCCTGCCGAAGTTCAGGAAGATCCATCCAGTCTATCACACACCCCATTATGCCATACTCTTCCAGGCCATAGTGAGCTGCTTCTTCATAATACTGGCTTTCGGGTCATATGACCTGCTGCTGAACCTCATGATCCCCCTTGATCTGTTCACCTACTGCTTCCTGTTCCTCAGCCTATTCATGCTGAGATTCAAGATGCCAAATGCAAACAGGCCCTACAAGGCCCCTTTCGGAAAGATGATGTCCCTGCTGCTTGTCGGATTCAATATAGCACTGGTGGTCGTGTGGCTGCTTCTCGAGCAGAATGCACCCGGGATAATGAAGCTCCTGGGCTCGATAGTCTTCATAGGATTCCCGATATATTTCCTCCTTGAGATGTACTACAACCCCAAGACAATAAGAAATGTGAACAATTACCTTGCTGAATACACCCTCTGGACAGAGAGGATATATTTCCCGATAGGAGTGAGGAAAGAGATAATAAAGATACTTGGAGAGCTGAAGAACAAGGTCATCCTCGAATTCGGATGCTCTGTCGGGACTCTCACCCAGCACCTTGCTGAAGAGGTGGGCAAGAAGGGCAGGGTGTATGCTACAGACCTCAGCGAGAACCACCTCCTGCTTGCCCAGAACAGGATGAACAAGCGGGGGCACAGCCATGTCCATCTTATGCATGACGAGAAGCATGACCACAGGATACACCCCAAAGTGCCCCATGTGGATGCAGTCGTCTCCATGGGCGTGATAGGGTACATACAGGATGTCAAGAATGTGCTGAAGGACATGAATGAAAGGATGGAAGTGGGAAGCAGCTACTGCATAGTCGATTATGACAAGTATTTCCATCTCATCCCGAACATCGAATGGCTCTCAAATGACACAGAGATAATAAGGCTCTTCCACAATTCAGGGTTCACATGCCATGTCGAGAGGAAAACAGGCATATTCTGGCAGTACATATACATATATGGGAAGAAGTTCAAGAACATAAGCGAAGTGAAAGCCGAGAAGGAGCTGAAGGTCTATAACTATGTATATGAGATAAACCAGGGCATATTCAACCAGGGGAAGATCTTCGTCGACAGGAAGCACATGGATATCGGGGACGGCCTGGACTATGTGAGCGCGCAGTTCAGGATGAAGAGCAGGGCGATAAAGAACTACTTCTTGGAGAGCTATATAAACTCCAGGACACTCATGCCTGAGCAGTTCAGGGTCACGCTCTACAAAGGGAGGGAGGCAGCTCTCGACAATGAGGTCATGTTCAGGAAAAACAAGGTTTTCACCATGGGCAAGGGTGACCAAGAGCCCCAGGAGATGGAGGTGCCGAAAGACGTGCATGATGTGTTCTCCGCAATCCTCAAGATAAAGAGAGAGAGGCTGGAAACAGGCAAGAGATTCGCCATCAATGTCTTCCTTAACAATGATGTCTCTGACTTCACATTCACTGTACGGAAGAAGGCATTCACTGTATTCGAGGACATAGCCATGGACGCCTATGTGCTTGATGTCGATTTCAAGCGGGACCTGCTGCCTGATGTCAGGAGGATGGAGCTGTTCATCGGCGATACGCCTGGCAATGACATAATGATGGCGAAGCTGAGGCTGAAGAACCACATGTGGCCGGTCAAGGTGATTGTGCAGGGAGAAACAGGATTATGA
- a CDS encoding 30S ribosomal protein S7, protein MDDIKIFNKWSTEGIVVGDMGLQRYVTLKPRIVPKTSGRHIGTMFRKSKLTIVERFINKIMIPGHKSKKHKLTSGTKTGKGNKAFQIALDSFRLIEQRLKKNPVEVLVGAVENASQREEIITIEYGGARYPKAVECSPQRRIDLALRLMTQGAFQKSFNSKKRIQECLADEIIWAYSSDAKSNAISKKLEVERQADGAR, encoded by the coding sequence ATGGATGATATAAAGATATTCAACAAATGGAGCACAGAGGGCATAGTGGTAGGCGACATGGGCCTCCAGAGATATGTCACTCTCAAGCCGAGGATTGTCCCTAAGACTTCAGGGAGGCATATAGGTACCATGTTCCGCAAGTCAAAGCTGACCATCGTCGAGAGATTCATCAACAAGATAATGATCCCGGGCCACAAGTCCAAGAAGCACAAGCTGACTTCCGGGACAAAGACAGGGAAGGGCAACAAGGCTTTCCAGATAGCGCTTGACTCTTTCAGGCTCATTGAACAGAGGCTGAAGAAGAATCCGGTAGAGGTTCTTGTGGGTGCTGTTGAGAATGCCTCACAGAGAGAGGAGATAATCACAATAGAATATGGTGGGGCGAGGTATCCTAAGGCTGTCGAGTGCTCTCCGCAGAGGAGGATAGATCTTGCTTTGAGGCTCATGACGCAGGGCGCTTTCCAGAAGTCTTTCAACTCAAAGAAGCGTATTCAGGAGTGCCTCGCTGATGAGATCATCTGGGCATACAGCAGTGATGCGAAGTCCAACGCCATCTCGAAGAAGCTCGAGGTCGAGCGACAGGCAGACGGCGCAAGATAA
- a CDS encoding 30S ribosomal protein S12, which translates to MTKKSRGMNAGKKLRERRSTFKWNNKYFVRRILNLKEKSDPLEGSSQAKGIVLEKIQLEAKQPNSAMRKCVRVQLIKNGKQVTAFCPGDGATKLIDEHDEVMIECIGGKMGRAKGDIPGVRWCVIKVNDQSLDALLKGRIEKARK; encoded by the coding sequence ATGACAAAGAAATCAAGGGGGATGAATGCTGGAAAGAAGCTCAGGGAGAGAAGGAGCACTTTTAAATGGAACAACAAGTACTTTGTCAGGAGAATATTGAACCTGAAGGAGAAGTCTGATCCTTTGGAAGGCAGCTCCCAGGCAAAAGGGATTGTCCTTGAGAAGATTCAGCTTGAGGCAAAGCAGCCTAACTCCGCCATGCGGAAGTGCGTGAGGGTCCAGCTGATCAAGAACGGCAAGCAGGTCACTGCATTCTGTCCAGGCGATGGGGCCACAAAGCTCATTGATGAGCACGACGAGGTCATGATCGAATGCATAGGCGGCAAGATGGGCAGGGCTAAAGGGGATATCCCTGGTGTCAGATGGTGTGTCATCAAGGTCAATGATCAGAGCTTGGATGCATTATTGAAAGGAAGGATAGAGAAGGCAAGGAAATAG
- a CDS encoding NusA-like transcription termination signal-binding factor, with protein MTRIKYDMNLMKYMELFETLTRAKLKDCFIDKLERVVFVVMPNNIGKAIGKKGINIKKIEDLLKKKIRIVEFDPEMNKFISNLVFPLKITGFRFEGGILTINGADTNTKGLLIGRNAQNLRNTESIVKRFFELEEIKVI; from the coding sequence TTGACCAGGATAAAATACGACATGAACCTCATGAAGTACATGGAGCTCTTTGAGACACTTACGCGTGCTAAGCTCAAGGATTGCTTCATCGATAAGCTTGAGCGTGTTGTCTTTGTTGTCATGCCTAATAATATAGGCAAGGCCATCGGCAAGAAAGGCATCAATATAAAGAAGATTGAGGATTTGCTCAAGAAGAAGATTAGGATTGTCGAGTTTGACCCAGAAATGAACAAATTCATCTCTAATCTGGTTTTCCCGCTTAAAATAACTGGTTTCAGGTTTGAAGGTGGTATTTTGACCATCAATGGAGCTGATACAAATACAAAGGGCTTGCTTATTGGCAGGAATGCCCAGAATCTGCGCAACACTGAATCAATTGTCAAGAGATTTTTTGAACTTGAGGAGATAAAGGTTATATAA
- a CDS encoding ribosomal L7Ae/L30e/S12e/Gadd45 family protein, producing MKGSELLKMMESGKAIMGTEKTIKSIKLGRIDRVLVASNAADSTLSELKRYQGISEFRIEKVDATNDELGAMCKRRHAISVLGVLK from the coding sequence ATGAAAGGATCTGAATTGTTGAAAATGATGGAATCAGGAAAGGCGATCATGGGCACTGAGAAGACCATCAAGAGCATCAAGCTTGGCAGGATCGACAGGGTCCTTGTAGCAAGCAATGCGGCAGATTCGACTCTTTCAGAGCTCAAGAGGTATCAGGGGATAAGTGAGTTCAGGATTGAGAAGGTGGATGCCACGAATGATGAGCTTGGTGCGATGTGCAAGAGAAGGCATGCTATTTCTGTTCTTGGCGTTCTGAAGTAG